In Ramlibacter sp., the sequence TCAAAGCACATGGCGCTGCCCGCGAGGTACAGCCGGTAGGCCCGCAGCACCTTGCCCGCGCCCGCGGCGTCGCCGGAGGCGGCCAGCACCTGGTGCGCCTCGCCCAGGCGCGCCTCCAGCGCATCGGACCAGGCCCACAGCGTGCGCGCGTAGTGCGGCCGCAGGTTCTCGGCATCGACCATCTCCAGCCCGGCATGCGCCATGTGGCGCAGCACCTGGCTGACGTGCAGCAACTCGCCACCGGGAAAGATGTATTTCTCGATGAAGTCCCCCATGCCCGCGCCGAGCTGGCCATTGGCCGTGCCACCGGCCGTGATGCCATGGTTCAGCACCAGCCCGCCGGGGCGCAGCAGGCGGCGGATCTTGCTGAAGTAGTGCCCCATCTGCGCCTCGCCCACATGCTCGAACATGCCGACCGAGGCGATCTTGTCAAAGGTCTGCGCCTCGTCCAGGTCGCGGTAGTCCATCAAGGCCATGCGCACGCGCCCCTGCAGGCCACGGGCCTCAATGAGTTTCTGAACATGCGCGTGCTGGTTGTGCGACAGCGTGATGCCCGTGGCATCCACGCCATAGTGCTCGGCCGCCCAGAGCAGCAGGCCGCCCCAGCCCGCGCCAATGTCCAGGAAGCGCTCGCCCGGTTGCAGCATCAGCTTGCGGCAGATGTGGTCGAGCTTGGCCTCCTGCGCCTGCGCCAGGTTCATGCCGGCGTCGCGGTAGTAGGCACAGGAATAGACCCGGCGCGGATCGAGCCAGAGCGCGTAAAAGTCGTCCGACACGTCGTAGTGAAAGCGGATCTGTTCTTCGTCGCGCTGGGGCGTGTGCACGGCCAGTGAACGGGCGCGGCGCAGCATCTGCCGCCACCAGCCACTGCCACCTTGCACCGGATTGCCAGGCAACAGGCGCGAAGCCACCTCCATCAGGTCGCGCATGCGGCCTTCGAGCTGGACGCGGCTTTCGACAAAGTCCTCGGCCAGCCGGCCGATCTGGCCCGCCGCCATGGTGGCCAGGCTGGACCAGTCGCTGAAGGACAGGGTGACCGCCGCGCCCGACGGGCCCACGCGCTGGCCTGCGGGGAGCTCGAGCGCCACTGGCACGGGCAGGCCCGCAAGCTGGGTCTCGACCTTGCGGATCAGGGCTTGCATGGCCGGATTTTTTTCCTCGGGCCGCCAGCCGTCAAGTCTGGTGCTGTAGGACGAATTCGCTTTGCATGGGGCGCCGACGGATTGACATTGTTTTGTTTAGGCTTAAACTATTTCTTCATGAATATCCTGTGTGTTGGCGGCGGCCCCGCCGGCCTGTATTTCGCGCTGCTGATGAAGCAGCGGCATCCGGCCTACCGCGTGGTGGTGGTGGAGCGCAACCGCCCTTTTGACACCTTTGGCTGGGGCGTGGTGCTGTCGGACCAGACGCTGGACAACCTGCGCCAGGCCGACGAGCCCAGCGCGCGGCTGATCGGCGACGCCTTCAACCACTGGGACGACATTGAGGTGTTCTTCAAGGGGCGCTCGGTGCGCTCCACGGGCCATGGTTTTTGCGGCATCGGGCGCAAGCACCTGCTCAACATCCTGCAGGACCGCTGCCTGGCGCTGGGCGTGGAGCTGGTGTTCGAGACCGACGTGACCGACGACCAGGCCCTGGCCGCCCAGTACCAGGCCGACCTGGTGATCGCCAGCGACGGGCTGAACAGCCGCATCCGCAACCGCTACGCCAGCGTCTACCAGCCCGATGTGGACCTGCGCCAGTGCCGCTTTGTCTGGCTGGGCACGCACAAGACCTTTGACGCCTTCACCTTCGCCTTCGAGCAGACCGAGCACGGCTGGTTCCAGGCGCATGCCTACAAGTTCAACGAGGACACCTCGACCTTCATCGTGGAGGCGCCCGAATCCGTCTGGAAGGCCCAGGGCCTGGACACCATGAGCCAGGAGGAGGCCATTGCGTTCTGCGAGCGCCTGTTTGCCCGCTACCTGGACGGCCACAAGCTGATCAGCAATGCCTCGCACCTGCGCGGCGCGGCCATCTGGATCCGCTTCCCGCGCGTGGTCTGCAAGACCTGGGTGCACCGGGAAACCATCAACGGCAAGAGCGTGCCCATCGTGCTGATGGGCGATGCGGCCCACACCGCGCACTTCTCGATCGGCAGCGGCACCAAGCTGGCGCTGGAAGACGCGATCGACCTGGCCGACGAGTTCAGCTCCGGCCACGACATCGACACCGTGCTGCAGGGCTACGAGGCCCGCCGCAGCGTGGAGGTGCTCAAGATCCAGAACGCGGCCCGCAACTCGACCGAGTGGTTCGAGAACGTGGAACGCTACAGCGGCATGCAGGTGGAGCAGTTCGCCTATTCGCTGCTCACGCGCTCGCAGCGCATCAGCCACGAGAACCTGCGCCTGCGCGACGCGCGCTGGCTCGAGGGCTACGAGGGCTGGCTGGCGGGCGGCAAGCCGGTGCTGCCCATGCTCACCCCGCTCAAGGTGCGCGGCATCGAGCTCAAGAACCGCATCGTGGTCTCGCCCATGGCCACCTACAGCGCCGTGGACGGCGTGCCCCAGGACTTCCACCTGGTGCACCTGGGTGCGCGCGCCCTCGGCGGCGCGGCGCTGGTGATGGTGGAAATGACCAGCCCCGACGCCGATGGCCGCATCACGCCGGGCTGCCCCGGCCTGTGGAACGACACCCAGCAGGCGGCCTTCACGCGCATCGTCGATTTCGTGCACGGCCAGAGCAGCGCGAAGATCGGCCTGCAGCTGGGCCACAGCGGCCCCAAGGGCTCCACCCAGCTGGGCTGGGAAACCACCGACGAACCGCTCGTGGCCCCGGGCGGCCGCGCCGACGCCGCGCCCAACTGGCCGCTGCTGGCCGCCAGTGCCGTGGCCTACGGCGAGCAGAACCAGGTGCCGCGGGCCATGACGCGTGACGACATGCTGCGGCTCAAGCAGGCCTTTGTGGACGCCACCCGGCGGGCCGCGGCCGCGGGCTTCGACTGGCTTGAGCTGCACTGCGCCCACGGCTACCTGCTGTCCAGCTTCATCACCCCGCTGACCAACCAGCGCACCGACGAGTTTGGCGGTTCCCTCGAGAACCGCTGCCGCTACCCGCTCGAGGTGTTCAGCGCCATGCGCGAGGCCTGGCCCGCGCACCTGCCCCTGAGCGTTCGCATCTCGGCCCACGACTGGGCCCCCGGCGGCCACACGGCCGACGACGCGGTGGCCGTGGCGCGCCTGTTCAAGGCCGCGGGCTGCGACATGATCGATGTGTCCTCGGGCCAGACCACGCGCGCCGCCCGGCCGGTTTATGGCCGCATGTACCAGACCCCGTTTGCCGACCGCATCCGCAACGAGGCCGGCATCCAGACCATTGCCGTGGGCGCCATCAGCGAGGCCGACCATGCCAACAGCATCATCGCCGCGGGCCGGGCCGACCTGTGCGCGATTGCCCGCCCGCACCTGGCCGACCCGGCGTGGACCCTGCACGAGGCCGCGCGTCTCGAAAGCCAGGCCGTGCAGTGGCCGCGCCAGTACCTGAGCGGCCGCGACCAGCTCTACCGCGAGATTTCAAGGCAAAAACAGCTTGGAGTCCAGGCGGGGCGGCCACCATCAGCTATTAAAAACATAGCAACCTCCGAGGAGAGCTGACCATGGATCTGGAAGCCCGCGCCCACAGCGAACACCCCGAAGCCCTGCGCCTGTGGCTGCGCCTGCTGACCTGCACCCAGCTGGTGGAAAAGCAGGTGCGCAGCCGGCTGCGCGAGCAGTTTGACACCACGCTGCCGCGCTTTGATCTGATGTCGCAGCTGGAGCGCGCGCCCGACGGCCTGAAGATGAACGAGCTGTCGCGCCGCATGATGGTGACCGGCGGCAACGTCACCGGCATCACCGACCAGCTGGTGGCCGAGGGCCTGGTCGAGCGCGTGGACGTGGCCGGCGACCGGCGCGCCTACCGCGTGCGCCTGACGGCCAAGGGCCGCAAGCTGTTCCACGACATGGCGCGCGAGCATGAGCAATGGATCGTCTCGGCGCTGGAAGCGCTGAGTGAACGCGAAGTGGCCACCCTGTACAAGCTGCTGGGCAAGGTCAAGGAACATACCCAAGCCCCCACGGAGCCCGCATGAAACACTACATTGGCGCCAGCAACCCCATGCGCGCGCAGTTCGACGCCCGGGCCGGCTACCAGGCCCGGCATTTCAGCTGGGCGTTTGACGCCGGCGTGGGCACCATCACGCTGAACCGGCCCGAGCGCAAGAACCCCCTGACCTTTGACTCCTACGCGGAGCTGCGCGACCTGTTCCACGCGCTGCGCTTTTCCACCGACGTGAAGGTAATCGTGGTCACCGGCGCTGGCGGCAACTTCTGCTCGGGCGGCGATGTGCACGAGATCATCGGCCCGCTCACCAAAATGAGCATGCCCGAGCTGCTCGAGTTCACGCGCATGACGGGCGACCTGGTCAAGACCATGCGCAACTGCCCGCAGCCGGTGATTGGCGCCATTGACGGCATCTGCGCGGGCGCGGGCGCGATGATGGCGCTGGCTTGCGACCTGCGCTACGGCACGCCGGCCACCAAGACCGCCTTCCTGTTCACCCGCGTCGGGCTGGCGGGCGCCGACATGGGCGCCTGTGCGCTGCTGCCCCGTGTGATTGGCCAGGGGCGGGCCTCGGAGCTGCTGTTCACCGGCCGCGCCATGACCGCGGCCGAGGGCCTGGCCTGGGGCTTCTTCAATGCCCTGCACGACGCCGCCGACCTGCTGCCCAAGGCCCAGGCCATGGCCCTGGAGCTGGCCCAGGGACCGACCTTTGCCCACGGCATGACCAAGACCATGCTGCAGCAGGAATGGGCCATGACCATCGAGCAGGCCATTGAAGCCGAGGCCCAGGCCCAGGCCATCTGCATGCAGACCCAGGACTTCACGCGGGCCTACGAGGCGTTTGCGGCCAAACAGAAGCCGGTCTTCGGAGGGGATTGAGCCATGCGCCCTTCCATCGCCCACCTGGGCCTGCCTTTTTTCGATGACGCCCACCGCGCCATGGCCCCGCAGCTGGTGGACTGGGCCCAGGCCCAGCAGGTGGACGAGCGCGATGACCGCGCGGCCTGCCGCGAATGGGTGCGCAAGCTGGGCGACGCCGGCTGGCTGCGCTACTGTGTGCCGGCGGCCTTTGGCGGCGCGCTGCAGCGGCTGGACTCGCGCGCGCTGGTGATCCTGCGCGAGACGCTGGCCTTCCATTCGCCGCTGGCGGACTTCGCATTGGCCATGCAGGGGCTGGGCAGCGGCGCCATCACGCTGGCGGGCAGCCCGGCGCAGCAGGCCCACTACCTGGGCGGCGTGGCCCGGGGCGAGCTGATCGCGGCCTTCGCGCTCAGCGAGCCCGATGCGGGCTCCGATGCGGGCGCTATGAAAATGGTAGCTGCCGGTGCCCAGCCAGCAAGGACTGGCGGCACATTTGACTCGTACCGGCTGGATGGCACCAAGACCTGGATCAGCAACGGCGGCATCGCCGACTTTTACTGCGTGTTTGCCAAGACCGATGTGCAGGCCGGCACCCGCGGCATCACGGCCTTTGTCGTTGACGCCGACACTCCCGGGCTGGACAGCAGCGAGCACATCGCGGTGATGGCCCCGCACCCGCTGGCCACGCTCCGGTTCACGGGTTGCGAAGTGCCGGGCAGCGCCCAGCTGGGCGCGCTGCATGGCGGCTTCAAGCTGGCCATGCAGACGCTGGACATCTTCCGCGCCTCGGTCGCGGGCGCGGCCCTGGGCTTTGCCCGGCGTGCGCTGGCCGAGGCCGTGGCCCACGCCAGGCAGCGCAAGATGTTTGGCCAGACGCTGGCCGACTTCCAGCTCACCCAGGCCAGGCTGGGCGAGATGGCGGCGCTGATCGACGCGGCCGCGCTGCTGACCTACCGCGCGGCCTGGCTGCGCGACGAGGGCGAAAAGCGCGGCGGCGTGCGCGTGACCGCCGAAGCCGCCATGGCCAAGATGACCGCGACCGAGAACGCCCAGCGCGTGATCGACATGGCGCTGCAGATGCACGGAGGCCTGGGCGTCAAGGTCGGCACCCGGGTCGAGAGCCTGTACCGCGACATCCGTTCGCTGCGCATCTATGAAGGTGCGACCGAGGTCCAGCAATTGATCATTGGCAAATCCGTCTTGCAGGAGTAAGCATGTCGGCCCACACAGACCCATTCGTCCACGATCGCCTGCCGCCGCGCGCGCAATGGCCCGAGCTGCGCTACGACCTGCCCGAACTGCAGTTGCCGGACCAGATCAACCTCGTGCAGGCGCTGCTTGACGATGCGCCGGCCAAGGGCTTTGCCGACCGGCCGATGCTGCGCTCGGCCCAGGTGGTCTTCACCTACGCCCAGGCACAGGAGCGGGTCAACCGCATCGCGCGGCTGCTGACCGAGGACTACGGACTCCAGCCGGGCAACCGCGTGCTGCTGCGTGGGGGCAACTCCGTGGGCCTGGCGCTGGCCTGGCTCGCGGTGGTCAAGGCCGGGCTGGTGGTGGTGGCGACCATGCCCCTGCTGCGCGCCCGCGAGCTGGGCGACATCATCGAGAAGGCGCAGCCCGTGCTGGCCATCTGCGATGCGCGGCTGCTGGACGAGCTGGAGCAGGCCCGCGCGGCCCACCCCTTGCTGAAGACGGTGCTTCACTACAACGCGCCGGACGATCCGCAGGATCTGGGCGCCTTGTGCGCGGGCAAAAGCGGCGAGTTCACGGCCTGCCCCACGTTGGCGGATGACATCGCGCTCATGGCCTTCACCTCGGGCACCACGGGCAAGCCCAAGGCCGCCCTGCATACCCACCGCGACGTCCTGGCCGCCTGCGAGGCCTGGCCCCGCCATGTGCTCAAGGCCACGCCGGACGACATCGTCATGGGTTCGCCTCCGCTGGCCTTCACGTTTGGCCTGGGCGGCCTGCTGGTGTTCCCGATGTGGGCGGGCGCCTCGGTGTATTTCCCCGACGTGCCCTACACGCCGGAGGCCATGGTGAAGCTGATCAACGAGACCGGCGCCACCATCTGCTACACCGCGCCCACTTTTTACCGGCAGATGGCGCCGTTCGCGCGCCAGCATGGCCTGCCCACGCTGCGCATCTGCGTGAGCGCGGGCGAGGGCCTGCCCGACGCCACACGCCAGCTCTGGAAGGAAGCCACCGGCATCGAGATGCTCGATGGCATTGGCGCCACCGAGATGTTCCACATCTTCATTTCATCGGCGGGCCAGGACGTGCGCCGTGGCGCCATCGGCAAGGTGGTGCCCGGCTACCAGGCCCGGGTGGTGGACGATGCCGGCCACGAGGTGCCGCGCGGCACCATCGGCAAGCTGGCCGTGATCGGCCCGACGGGCTGCAGGTACCTTGACGATGCGCGCCAGGCCAACTACGTGAGGGACGGCTGGAACTACCCCGGCGATGCCTTCCTTCAGGACGAGGACGGCTACTTCTTCTACCAGGCGCGGGCTGACGACATGATCATCACGGCCGGCTACAACGTGGGGGGGCCGGAAGTCGAGGACGCCTTGCTGCGCCACCCGGCCGTGGCCGAGTGCGGCGTGGTGGGTCTGCCCGACGAGGCCCGCGGCATGATCGTCAAGGCCTTCTGCGTGCTCAAGCCGGGGCATCTGGGCGACGCGGCCATGGTCAAGACGCTGCAGGACCATGTGAAGGCGACGATCGCGCCGTTCAAATACCCCCGGGAGATCGAGTTCGTCAACAGCCTGCCGCGCACCGAAACCGGCAAGCTCCAGAGATTCAGATTGAGGCAGGAATGAAATTATTGCAACCGCCCGGATGGGCAACACCCCGCGGCTACGCCAATGGCGTGGCCGCGCGCGGCACCCTGGTGTTCGTCGGCGGACAGATCGGCTGGAACGGCCAGCAGCAGTTCGAGTCGGACGACTTCATCGCCCAGACCGCCCAGGCCCTGGCCAACATTGCCGCGGTCCTCAAGGAGGCCGGCGCGGGGCCCGAGCACATGGTGCGCATGACCTGGTATGTGGTGGACCGCGTGGAGTACGTGCGGCGCCTCAAGGAACTGGGCGAAGCCTACCGCCAGGTCATGGGGCGCCATTTCCCCGCCATGACCTGCGTGGAGGTCAGCGGCCTGGTGGAAGACCGCGCGAAGGTGGAGATCGAGGTCACGGCCGTCGTCCCCGACTGAGACGGGGCAGGGGTGCCGCCCGCCAGGCCGTTGCCGTGCCCCCTGGGCGTCTGGCCCGGCGCTTCTTATTGCTTGCTGAGGTCCGCGCCGGTCCCGGAGGACGCGGTCGGGGTGTGGCAGTTGGCGGCCTCGATGGTGGCGCGGCGCAGGGCGTCTTCCGCCATCAGCACGTGGGTGGTGGCCTGGCGCCAGCCGGTTTGCTGCTCGGCATGCCCCGCCCGCACCAGGCGGACTTCACCGCAGGCGACGGAACGGGCATTGCAGACCAGTGTGGATTCACGCATCTTCAGTGCGTTCAATTGAGCCCAGAGGTCACCCCGAAGCTTGGTGCTGCGGGCCACCAGCGGCGTGTCGTAACCTGCCTTGACCGTTTTGTCGGCTTCCAGGGCCTGGACGATCTTCAGCGACTCTGCCAACGACTCCTCGATATATCCGGTGCGGTCATTCTCGTGGTACTGGGTCCACGCGGTGTCCAGCCAGCACTGGGCCTTGGCCAGCGGGTAATTGTTCTGCCCGACGCCCTGCTCGCTGAGACGGCGCAG encodes:
- a CDS encoding class I SAM-dependent methyltransferase, translated to MQALIRKVETQLAGLPVPVALELPAGQRVGPSGAAVTLSFSDWSSLATMAAGQIGRLAEDFVESRVQLEGRMRDLMEVASRLLPGNPVQGGSGWWRQMLRRARSLAVHTPQRDEEQIRFHYDVSDDFYALWLDPRRVYSCAYYRDAGMNLAQAQEAKLDHICRKLMLQPGERFLDIGAGWGGLLLWAAEHYGVDATGITLSHNQHAHVQKLIEARGLQGRVRMALMDYRDLDEAQTFDKIASVGMFEHVGEAQMGHYFSKIRRLLRPGGLVLNHGITAGGTANGQLGAGMGDFIEKYIFPGGELLHVSQVLRHMAHAGLEMVDAENLRPHYARTLWAWSDALEARLGEAHQVLAASGDAAGAGKVLRAYRLYLAGSAMCFEQGWIALHQLLASRPSGDANASGGALRGAQSDYPFNRGYIYGTRP
- a CDS encoding bifunctional salicylyl-CoA 5-hydroxylase/oxidoreductase, translated to MNILCVGGGPAGLYFALLMKQRHPAYRVVVVERNRPFDTFGWGVVLSDQTLDNLRQADEPSARLIGDAFNHWDDIEVFFKGRSVRSTGHGFCGIGRKHLLNILQDRCLALGVELVFETDVTDDQALAAQYQADLVIASDGLNSRIRNRYASVYQPDVDLRQCRFVWLGTHKTFDAFTFAFEQTEHGWFQAHAYKFNEDTSTFIVEAPESVWKAQGLDTMSQEEAIAFCERLFARYLDGHKLISNASHLRGAAIWIRFPRVVCKTWVHRETINGKSVPIVLMGDAAHTAHFSIGSGTKLALEDAIDLADEFSSGHDIDTVLQGYEARRSVEVLKIQNAARNSTEWFENVERYSGMQVEQFAYSLLTRSQRISHENLRLRDARWLEGYEGWLAGGKPVLPMLTPLKVRGIELKNRIVVSPMATYSAVDGVPQDFHLVHLGARALGGAALVMVEMTSPDADGRITPGCPGLWNDTQQAAFTRIVDFVHGQSSAKIGLQLGHSGPKGSTQLGWETTDEPLVAPGGRADAAPNWPLLAASAVAYGEQNQVPRAMTRDDMLRLKQAFVDATRRAAAAGFDWLELHCAHGYLLSSFITPLTNQRTDEFGGSLENRCRYPLEVFSAMREAWPAHLPLSVRISAHDWAPGGHTADDAVAVARLFKAAGCDMIDVSSGQTTRAARPVYGRMYQTPFADRIRNEAGIQTIAVGAISEADHANSIIAAGRADLCAIARPHLADPAWTLHEAARLESQAVQWPRQYLSGRDQLYREISRQKQLGVQAGRPPSAIKNIATSEES
- a CDS encoding MarR family transcriptional regulator, encoding MDLEARAHSEHPEALRLWLRLLTCTQLVEKQVRSRLREQFDTTLPRFDLMSQLERAPDGLKMNELSRRMMVTGGNVTGITDQLVAEGLVERVDVAGDRRAYRVRLTAKGRKLFHDMAREHEQWIVSALEALSEREVATLYKLLGKVKEHTQAPTEPA
- a CDS encoding enoyl-CoA hydratase family protein, with product MKHYIGASNPMRAQFDARAGYQARHFSWAFDAGVGTITLNRPERKNPLTFDSYAELRDLFHALRFSTDVKVIVVTGAGGNFCSGGDVHEIIGPLTKMSMPELLEFTRMTGDLVKTMRNCPQPVIGAIDGICAGAGAMMALACDLRYGTPATKTAFLFTRVGLAGADMGACALLPRVIGQGRASELLFTGRAMTAAEGLAWGFFNALHDAADLLPKAQAMALELAQGPTFAHGMTKTMLQQEWAMTIEQAIEAEAQAQAICMQTQDFTRAYEAFAAKQKPVFGGD
- a CDS encoding acyl-CoA dehydrogenase family protein, translating into MRPSIAHLGLPFFDDAHRAMAPQLVDWAQAQQVDERDDRAACREWVRKLGDAGWLRYCVPAAFGGALQRLDSRALVILRETLAFHSPLADFALAMQGLGSGAITLAGSPAQQAHYLGGVARGELIAAFALSEPDAGSDAGAMKMVAAGAQPARTGGTFDSYRLDGTKTWISNGGIADFYCVFAKTDVQAGTRGITAFVVDADTPGLDSSEHIAVMAPHPLATLRFTGCEVPGSAQLGALHGGFKLAMQTLDIFRASVAGAALGFARRALAEAVAHARQRKMFGQTLADFQLTQARLGEMAALIDAAALLTYRAAWLRDEGEKRGGVRVTAEAAMAKMTATENAQRVIDMALQMHGGLGVKVGTRVESLYRDIRSLRIYEGATEVQQLIIGKSVLQE
- a CDS encoding AMP-binding protein, encoding MSAHTDPFVHDRLPPRAQWPELRYDLPELQLPDQINLVQALLDDAPAKGFADRPMLRSAQVVFTYAQAQERVNRIARLLTEDYGLQPGNRVLLRGGNSVGLALAWLAVVKAGLVVVATMPLLRARELGDIIEKAQPVLAICDARLLDELEQARAAHPLLKTVLHYNAPDDPQDLGALCAGKSGEFTACPTLADDIALMAFTSGTTGKPKAALHTHRDVLAACEAWPRHVLKATPDDIVMGSPPLAFTFGLGGLLVFPMWAGASVYFPDVPYTPEAMVKLINETGATICYTAPTFYRQMAPFARQHGLPTLRICVSAGEGLPDATRQLWKEATGIEMLDGIGATEMFHIFISSAGQDVRRGAIGKVVPGYQARVVDDAGHEVPRGTIGKLAVIGPTGCRYLDDARQANYVRDGWNYPGDAFLQDEDGYFFYQARADDMIITAGYNVGGPEVEDALLRHPAVAECGVVGLPDEARGMIVKAFCVLKPGHLGDAAMVKTLQDHVKATIAPFKYPREIEFVNSLPRTETGKLQRFRLRQE
- a CDS encoding RidA family protein, translated to MKLLQPPGWATPRGYANGVAARGTLVFVGGQIGWNGQQQFESDDFIAQTAQALANIAAVLKEAGAGPEHMVRMTWYVVDRVEYVRRLKELGEAYRQVMGRHFPAMTCVEVSGLVEDRAKVEIEVTAVVPD